The genomic interval CCTTCTAGGTTTATAATAACAGCACTCTTTCcatatgtatttcttataaatggagGAGTATATTATACCTACTATTCTGAAACACGATTTTTACACCCAACATCTTAAAACACAGATCTTCCTTGTTTTTAGTATATCATAGAATTGCACAACCAGTCATCACAATCAAagttagaatatttccatcagcCCCAGAAAGAAACGCCATACTTCTCAACAGTCACTCCCATTTCTCCCCAGCCCCTCAAGCCCGAGGCAACCACTAGTCTATCTTCTGTGTCTGTATCAtttgcctattttggacattGCATATCATTGGAATTTCACCATATGTGGCTCTTTGTGACTGCCTTCCTTACACAGCACATTTCCAGGGTTCTCACCCGTGTTTAGATcttatcagtacttcattcctttttaaggctgaatgatagTCTGTTGTAgggatagaccacattttgtttatccattcatcaactgaTACACTTTGGGCTGCCtctaccttttggctactgtgattatttccttaatatttgtttatttatttatgtcaggtcttagttgtaacaCACAGGATCTTTAAGCTGTGGCGTGTGAGCCCTTAGTTGCatgttgtgggatcttagctgtagcatatggaatctagttccctgaccagggatcaaactcggacTCCCttcattgggaacatggagtcttagccattggaccaccagggaagtctctgataAAGGGTTTTAAACAGACATTACCCTGTCCgatctgtgttttaaaatgttcattccaGTGGGTGTgtcggggcaggggagggggtgggttggggtagggggtgggggcggttTGAGAGGGGTGAGACTGGAGCCAGTGGGAGGGGCTTGTATCACTTATTTTAACCCTCCTGCCAGATTGCATGTTcactgagggcagggactgtggcAGAGGCATCTTTCTACCTTACAAAATGCTGAGGTTGCATTAGAGACTCAACAGCTCTTGTTAATACTACTATCACTTCCCATCATCACCACCAAATCACTCCCAAGTCTACTAGCATCACCAGTAACACACACCATATCAACAATGTACCTCTTTCCCCAGAGCTTTCTCAGGAAGTCCAGCCTAGCTCAGACTGGACCATTTCCAGCTCAGCAGCTTGGGTTAAAGACTGGGGCCAGAGTCAGGGGTCCAGGTCTTCTCTCTGCTGCTGAGTCAGTGGCTGGTGACCCCAGCCAGAGGTGTTCTCAGCCTCCCAAATTGTTTTCCCTATCTATTCAAAGTGGGGGCTAGattaaatgaaagattaaaaaaaaaattttttttagcttaAGCCCTTGAGAAGCTTATTTGCTTAGAAATCTAGAGCCCTTGGAATATGATGCGACAATCTCCCAGCTTTGCCAACCTGGTAGAATCTGATCAGAATGAGTCTGACATTGCTGGCTTCCACTGTGCTTTCGTGGCAAGGGCCATGAATGAGAACTGAGTGGGGAGATCAGACAAATTCTGAGTCTTAGGCATTCACTGCAGGCAACTATGCTAGGACCCTGGCAAACTCCTTCCTTCCCTACCACCACGGGGTAATCTGGGAAGCTCCTGAAATAGAGTCAGAGGGCAGGCAGATGGGACTGTGTGTATGGGAAGAGACCctgagtgaaaaaatgaaagggtGATGGGTCTGGGATCCCCAGGTCAGCCAGACTGTCTGGTGCGGTTTCAGGTGTGTTTCTGCCTGGGACATACTCTCCAGGTAGGAGTACAGGAAGGCCTTGTGTTCCCTTCCTGTGTACAGGAAGGGTTCTCAGCCGGAAGAACCCTTCACCTGGTTAGGACCTAGATCTCGGTCTTGCATCCCGAGCTGCCGGCCAGGCTGTGGCTACAAATAGACACAGATGAACTAAGGCTTCATAGGACAAAGGGCATCCAGGGAGAGCTGGCACTGTGCTCCAGGGGACTTCTCCTTTTAGTGACCCTTGGAAGCACTGCTCACCAAGGGGCTAGGGCCTCATCTCCCACACACCCAGCTACCCCCTGGCAGCTCAAGGTTACCCCACTTGGTCCTTGAGCACCAATATGTAAGTCACAGAGCCACAATGTCAGTGACTTCTGAGTGGATGGCAGCCCCTCCcgcctcttcccctcctcccccgggGAACTAAGCCAGACAGGCAGGGATCCCTGGAGACCTGGGTGGCCTGGGAGGGCCCCATCCTGGGCCAGCCCCTGAGGGCTGGATTCTGACTGAAGGCTCTCTGCTCATCAGTCTGTCTCTCCCGCCTCCAGAGTCCAAGGGTTCAAGTGGTGGGTGGTTTgagctgtgctgggcactgtaGAGGGAGTCGGCGCAGGAGAAGGTTGGTGGGTAAGCAGCATGGGATTCGAGGAGCTGCTAGACAAGGTGGGCGGCTTTGGGCCCTTCCAGCTGCGGAATGTGGCCCTGCTGGCCCTGCCCCGGGTGCTGCTGCCCATGCACTTCCTCCTGCCCATCTTCCTGGCTGCTGTGCCGGCCCACCGCTGTGCCCTGCCTGGGGTCCCGGACAACTTCAGCAACGAGGATGCATGGCTGGAGGCCCACCTGCCCCGGGAGCCTGATGGCAGGCTCAGCGCCTGCCTCCGCTTCACCCATCCGCAGGCCCTCCCCAACAGCACGTTGTGGGGAGAGGGGCAGAACTCTGGGGAGCAACCAGAGGGCGAGCCCTCCACAGTGCCCTGTCCTCAGGGCTGGGAGTACAACCACTCGGAATTCTCCTCCACCATTGCAACCGAGGTACCCGAGCTGGGAGGTTGGGGGACATGTGAGTGAATGGGTCTGCCATTGCCTTGGGTGATTACCATGTGGGCATTAGATACATTACTTTACCTTTGAGAGTCTCCGTTTACCAATCTGTAGATGGGGTCTATAACTTTAAAGCACTGAGTTTAGTTCCTGGCTTGTGGTAAAGGCCCTGTGTGAGAACTGCTATTACCACTTGGGAAGTGATTAGGGTAAGGGAGGGGTAAGTTGGCTCCAGGGAGCTGGGGCAGAGATTTGAGAAGGGTTTTTCTGTTCTAAAAGGTGGAAAAACAATAGAAgactccttctctccctttttttttccaggcCCCAGGTCTAGGATTTATATAATTCATCTGGAggatggaggaggtgggggacagTCTGTCTGGGAAGGAGCAGAACTCTTGTCGTCATAGTCAAGGCCTTCCATGGGAAAAAACTGAGGTTGCAGGACTGCAGTGGGGGGCAAAGCTTTCCACCCCCAAGCTGGAGGGAATAGTTGGGGACTTATTATCTTACATGGAGGTACCAGGATGGCACAGTTGACCTCAGAAAGCGCCAGGGTCTGGGAGAAGAGGGATTGGTACCAGCTGGAAGGGGCCTATGCCCATAGGAGGCCCCTCCCTGCCTATTCCTGCAGTGGGACCTTGTGTGTGAGCAGAAAGGCCTGAACAAAGCCATTTCCACCTTCTTCTTCGCCGGTGTGCTGGTGGGGGCCGTGGTCTATGGATACCTGTCTGACAGGTGGGGTGAGGTAGAGGGGCCAATACGGAGTGGGGtggggaaccctcttccactaaCTGTGGTATGGGACTTCCCGTCTACAGGGTGCTGACCCTGCGTGACCCCTGTGCAGGTTTGGGCGGCGCCGCCTGCTGCTGGTGGCCTACGTGAGCTCCCTGGCGCTGGGCCTGGCGTCTGCAGCCTCGGTCAGCTACATCATGTTTGCCATCACTCGAACCCTCACTGGCATGGCTTTGGCTGGCTTCACCATCATTGTGATGCCACTGGGTAAGGCACGCAAAGAATGGATAGGACCTAGAGGACAGGAAGGAAGCAGCAGTCAAAGGTGAGACTGAGCCCATCTGGCCCTTGCTAACTGTCTTCCTGCCTCCAACCCCTGCCCTGGCCCAGAACTGGAGTGGCTGGACGTGAGACACCGGACTGTGGCAGGTGTCCTGAGCAGCACCTTCTGGACAGGGGGTGTGATGCTGTTGGCACTGATCGGCTACCTGATACGGGATTGGCGGTGGCTCCTGCTGACTGTCACCCTGCCTTGTGTCCCAGGCATCCTTACCCTCTGGTGAGACTTGTGGGCAGTTGGGGAGTGGGAGATACAGAAGCCAGAGACAGAATGAAtcacttcccaggtgtctcagaggtaaagaatctgcctgccaatgcaggagacacgggtttgctccctgggtcaggaagattccctggaggaggaaatggcagcccactccagtattcttgcctggagaatcccatgtacagaggagcctggtgggctacagtccatggggttgcaaagagtcagacacagccgagcgactaaacacacacgcATGGACGAGATTTGAAAGAGAAACTGAGAGATGAAGAGAAATAGTCAGTgaccaagagagagaaagagagacaaacaTCGGTATAAAGAGGATGGCATCAGGCATGttaagcagagaaagagagaacaaaataTAGATAGAGATGGAATGACAGGGGCAGAACCACTGAGAGATAGTGAGACCAGGACTGAAAGGCAGATTCAGAGGCACAGACAGAGCGACAGGGGGGATGGGGATGGAGAGATAGAGTGAAGCACAAACAGGCTGGTGCCCGGGACGAGTGGGGCTGGGGGCAAAGCCAGCACAGGAGTCCAGACAGGAGGGTGAGAGGCTGGATGAGGTGGCCATTTCACTGCCTCCCCCAAATGAACTGGTTTTGGATGATCCCTCTGGGTATGTCTGTGTATCTGTCTCTCTTTCATCCTATGCCCTCCTGGTCACCTGTGGGAGAAGTGATAGCTAGTGCTGGGGGCTGAGGTTTTGGGAGTGAGACCAATTCATTTGAGCAGAGCAGGGAATTCCAGGCTGTGGGGTACTTAGACCTGGGCAAAGAAGAGTGCGCAGAGGTGGCTATGAAATTGGGCCTTAACGGATGAATAGTTCATCAGATGAGGAGGGCTTGGGAAGGGAACATGTTCCAGGCTGAGGGTACTGTGTGGGGAAGAGCCTGGAGGCGGACAGGTGTGCCCAGGAGGGAGATGTGGCTTAGGGCGGTGACTCTGACTGAAGGGCCTCCTCCTGTCCCCCAGGTGGGTGCCTGAATCTGCCCGCTGGCTTCTGACCCAGGGCCGTGTGGAAGAGGCCCACAGGTACCTGCTCCGCTGTGCCAGGCTCAATGGGCCGCCTGTGGGTGAGGACAGCCTGAGCCGGGAGGTGAGAGTGAATGCATGATGTGCTTGTGTGCaagtgcatgtttgtgtgtgagcGTGGGGGTCAGCAGGTTGTGTCAAGGGTCCCCTTCCTGGGGTCCACACTGTGCAAGAAAAGCTCCTGGACCCCCGTAGAACATCCCAAACTCTTCAGGATGTCCTACTGGCCCTGGTGGGCCACACCCTTTGCTCAGGGCCCACCCTACTCAGCTCCCACCGGCATCCCCTCCCCACCTACTGCAGCAGAGGACAGAGATCCAGGGAGAACAAGGTACCTTGCTCAGGCCTCACAGCCAACTCTGGCATCACAaaccctcctcctctcccaccagGCCCTGAACAAAGTAGCTGCCGCGGAGCGGATGGTCCGAAGACCCTCGTATTTAGACCTGTTCCGGACACCACGGCTGCGATACATCTCACTGTGCTGCATGGTGGTGTGGTGAGGGAGCCTGACCTGGGccaggcggggtgggggaggggcgggctcCAGCTGGTGCTGAGTGTGAGAGGACACGGGACAAGTGAAACTGTAACTGCGGGTGTCGGGAGGGTCAGCTTCTGGAGGGATTGGACTCTGGAAGGTCAGGATGGAGCCGGCGTCAGAGATATGCGGGTCAAATGCAAGCTCTGCTGCTTCCTTACTGTAAGCCCTTGGACAGGTAGGTCACTTAGCACCCTGAGCCTCAGTGCTTCTGCTGTACGACAGGACGCTATTAGTTCCTATCTCAcggggttgttgtgaagattaggTAAAGGCGTTTGGGCCACCAGAAGAGATTATGGGGACTGGGAAGGTCATGGGCAGTGGGCTCCGAAGGTGGGGAGAGATGGTCCCTCTGAAAGGCCTAAGGCTCCTGAGAGGACAATGGGGCGCGAAGGAGGACCCCTGAGCGGCATCGCGACCCCCTCAGGTTTGGAGTGAACTTCTCTTACTACGGCGTGAGCCTGGACTTGTCAGGACTAGGCCTGAACGTGTACCTGACACAGCTGGTGTTCGGGGCCGTGGAGCTGCCCTCCAAGCTGCTGGTCTATCTGTCGGTGCGCCACGCGGGACGCCGCCTCACGATGGCGGGAACGCTGCTTGGCGCCGCGCTCGCCGTGGGCCTCAGGATACTGGTGTcccccggtgagccccgcccatTCCCGTAGGCCCCGCCCCCTGGCCGAGAACCCGCCCCATCCCATCCCGGAAGCCCCGACTCAAGGCCAGTTAAGTCCCGCCCTCTCCCGAGACTGCACCTCCTATCCTGGGAGAACCTCGGTTATCCGGCAAGGCCGGCTCACTGCCTGAACCCCTTTCCCTCCAGAGATGAAGTCCTGGAGCACTGCCCTGGCGGTGATGGGGAAAGCTTTTTCTGAAGCTGCCTTCACCACTGCCTACCTGTTCACGTCGGAGTTGTACCCTACCGTCCTCAGGTGAGGGGTCCCAGACAAGCCACCTGGAGGGAGGGCTTGTTAGTCACATCTCTTACTAACATCCTAGACACGTACACTGTACCCCGGTCCCTGTCATCCATTCCTTACAGACCTAATCTGAACCGTCTGAGTTTGTCTAAATCTGGGAAGAGGTGGggcatttaatctttacaaagtGAACCTGAGCAAAGTCAGACAACTTCTCTGGGgctcctttaaaagaaaacagtcgCAGAAGGCCTCATCTGTCCAACCCATCCCATCCTACTCACCACAGCCTAAGCAGAGCTGCCCTTGGGGGGTTGTCTCTGGACATAAGGCTCTTCTTTCAGGTAGCTATTGACAGGTGGAGAGGAGGTGGGCAGACAGCTGGGCATGTTCAGAAAGCCCTCTGTCTTCTCTAGCACAGCAGTCTGTTCCAGCTGCTGACCTCTTCCTTTCACACCATCCTCTCCCCATCCTCTTTCTAAtgacttctttattttccttctgcagTACCTGATTGGTACTATCAGAACAGGAGCCCATCCTCCTGTGGGTGCTGGCTTGGGGGCCCCTGGGCTTGGGCGGGTGGTGGGTGGGAAGACCACCTGAAAGAATCCCCAGTATTCGTAGCTGTctggggagaagggggcaacagggcCTGCCAGCCCAGAAGGGGAGCCCCGTGAGGCATGACTGCAAGTAATTTCAGGTACCAGCCCTCTCCTCCGTCCTTTTTCTGAACAGACAGACGGGGATGGGGTTGACTGCACTGGTGGGCCGGCTAGGGGGGTCTTTGGCCCCACTGGCAGCCTTGCTGGATGGAGTATGGCTGTCATTGCCCAAGCTCGCTTATGGGGGGATCGCCCTGCTGGCTGCCTGCACTGCCCTCCTGCTACCAGAGACAAAGCAGGCACAGTTGCCAGAGACCATCCAAGATGTGGAGAGGAAGAGGTGTGTGCACAGGACTGTCTCTGTGTGAGCACGTGCATGTGGGTATGGGTGCCCAGGTCCCTGACATCTTAGATAAGATTCAGAGAGGGAGCCATGTCAGCACATGTGTATCCAGTCATGTATGCGAGTGTGCATGGGAGCATGACCTGAGGTGTGTATAAAAGTGTCCATGAGTccatacctgtgtgtgtgtccaggaaGAAGAGGATGTGTACACACACTCAGGTATGCCTACATGTCAGGGATGTGTCAGGCATGTGTGGGAGTCACTTGTGGGAGTGCATGTGTTTGCATGTCAAGAGCTGGGGGGAGCCCCAGGCCAGCCCTCAGGGGCAGGCTGGGGTGGTTGGCTGAGAGGCTAAACCCCACCATTGCTCATGACTCCTTCCTCCCCAGTGCCCCATCCAGTCTTCAGGAGGAAGAGATGCCCATGAAGCAGGTCCAGGACTGAGTGGTATTGAGGGCAGGCCCTCTACAGAAGTTCTGCAGCAGGGGCTAAGAGAACAGAAGGGCAGGCCCTGGGACTGGGGCTGGGGACAGCGAGCCCCCTGCCTGGGGCTGCAGTTGCTCTCTCTGTTCTCATCCAGCCTGACTATTTGGCCTCCAGTaacacagcagcttcccagaaTGCAGTGGGCTGCTGGAGAAGTCTAGCGCCCCTCTCATGGCTGGGAGGATTTTGTAAATACAGGTGCCCCTGGAGCTGTGGGATAAGCTCTGGATGAAAAGCCACTGAGTCTGGCCCTGGGTTCTGGTCCCAGCTTTGTTACTGActtctgggtgaccttgggctagTGACTTTCCCTTTCTGGTCATCTCTCAAATGGATAATGAAGCCTCTTAGCAGACCTCACCACAGGATCTATCTCCTCTCATGCTCAAATGAGATGCTAAGGTGCTTCTTCTAGACATGGTGCTAAAGAAATAACTGTCCTATGATACTTCTGGTACCAGTAGGGCTGGTGGGCATGCTGTCCACTGTGTGGGGCTGGGGCTGCCTGGTGCCAGAGCCAGGGAGCCAGGAGAACAGAGCCCTTTGTTCCTGTGGCTGACTTTGCTACCTCCCAGGCACTCTGCAGGCTAATGCACCCCCTCACCCCTACACTCCCCACCCTGCAACCCACTGTCTAGGCCTCATGTCTAAAGAAGAATTGAAGGCATGGGAGCCAACATTTTATtggagaagcaaaaataaacacatgtttTATGAGTACCTTGAAGTTACAGAATTTGCTGGGTCAAGCGATTGGAAAGACCAAGAGGCTACCCTTAAAGTGAGGTGGCCTGTGTCCTCTGACCAGATAGGAATGGAAGAAGGAGGAGTTGGCAGAGAAAGTCTAGACTCTGGTCTACCATGGAGCCTAGGCCCAGGCCGCCAgaatcccaccttctcccactcTCATGGGACTAGAAAATTCTGTAGCTTCCATTGGACCATGGAGGGGTTGATGGAAGACCCGGGTTAGTGTGACCTCTCCTGTGAGTATTTCATTTAGATTTTATCTCCACGGGGTCATAGATGTAGCAGCCCACATCACCAATGTTCACACCTGAAGGAGAGAACCCCATCACCAAGGGCCTTGGGGTTGGGGGTTGCTGGGCTGAAGGCTGGAGGGAACTGGGAGGGGCCTGCAGTGTGTTTGACCACAGGGGAAATTGTCCACACAGACCCACATGCCATACTTCAGGCCCAGTGTCTGGGGTGGGGCTGCCCACCTTTGGGGCCAAACAGGTAGCCATAGCAGGGAATGTGGCAGTAGGGGGCGCCGTCATGCTGggacacagagaaaaagagagacgtCTCAGCTTGGCTCTTTTTCAGCCTCCCTCCAGCATAgtcacccacccctgccctgctcaCCTCAGCGTGACTCCCAGCAGTTAGGGTCTTCCGGCACCGCTGGCACCTCAGACAGGGTCGGTGCCAATTTCTGCCCAAAGACATCACCGTCTCAGCTGGTGGAGGAGAGGTGGTAGTTCCAGGGACAGAACAGGAAGACCCACTTGCCTGGCACCACCGCCTTCCCCTAGCTTTCTGTTGTCACTTACCAAAATAGACGGGTTCCTCACAGCCTGGGCACAACGAGGTCTCCCCAGTGAATGTCTTCATGTGGGGAGGGCCTTTAAGAGGAAGAGGCCCCCAGCTAGGGCTAAGGTGGGAGCCAAGCCTAATCAGGGCCCATCAGCCCTGGCTTGTATATGGCACTGTCCTCTTCCAAAAGCCAGGCTCATCCCACAGCCTCCCACCCACATGGACATGAGCCTGCTTTTCTCAGGCAGAGCTGAGTCCCCTCTGACTCCAT from Bos indicus isolate NIAB-ARS_2022 breed Sahiwal x Tharparkar chromosome 23, NIAB-ARS_B.indTharparkar_mat_pri_1.0, whole genome shotgun sequence carries:
- the SLC22A7 gene encoding solute carrier family 22 member 7 isoform X1, giving the protein MGFEELLDKVGGFGPFQLRNVALLALPRVLLPMHFLLPIFLAAVPAHRCALPGVPDNFSNEDAWLEAHLPREPDGRLSACLRFTHPQALPNSTLWGEGQNSGEQPEGEPSTVPCPQGWEYNHSEFSSTIATEWDLVCEQKGLNKAISTFFFAGVLVGAVVYGYLSDRFGRRRLLLVAYVSSLALGLASAASVSYIMFAITRTLTGMALAGFTIIVMPLELEWLDVRHRTVAGVLSSTFWTGGVMLLALIGYLIRDWRWLLLTVTLPCVPGILTLWWVPESARWLLTQGRVEEAHRYLLRCARLNGPPVGEDSLSREALNKVAAAERMVRRPSYLDLFRTPRLRYISLCCMVVWFGVNFSYYGVSLDLSGLGLNVYLTQLVFGAVELPSKLLVYLSVRHAGRRLTMAGTLLGAALAVGLRILVSPEMKSWSTALAVMGKAFSEAAFTTAYLFTSELYPTVLRQTGMGLTALVGRLGGSLAPLAALLDGVWLSLPKLAYGGIALLAACTALLLPETKQAQLPETIQDVERKSAPSSLQEEEMPMKQVQD
- the SLC22A7 gene encoding solute carrier family 22 member 7 isoform X2; this encodes MGFEELLDKVGGFGPFQLRNVALLALPRVLLPMHFLLPIFLAAVPAHRCALPGVPDNFSNEDAWLEAHLPREPDGRLSACLRFTHPQALPNSTLWGEGQNSGEQPEGEPSTVPCPQGWEYNHSEFSSTIATEWDLVCEQKGLNKAISTFFFAGVLVGAVVYGYLSDRFGRRRLLLVAYVSSLALGLASAASVSYIMFAITRTLTGMALAGFTIIVMPLELEWLDVRHRTVAGVLSSTFWTGGVMLLALIGYLIRDWRWLLLTVTLPCVPGILTLWWVPESARWLLTQGRVEEAHRYLLRCARLNGPPVGEDSLSREALNKVAAAERMVRRPSYLDLFRTPRLRYISLCCMVVWFGVNFSYYGVSLDLSGLGLNVYLTQLVFGAVELPSKLLVYLSVRHAGRRLTMAGTLLGAALAVGLRILVSPEMKSWSTALAVMGKAFSEAAFTTAYLFTSELYPTVLSAPSSLQEEEMPMKQVQD